CATCAAGCCTGGCAAGAACGTTAGGAGCTTTGATTACACTTTCCAGCTCACTAGCTATTTTTTTTAAAAACTGATTGCCAAAACTATATCCTAAGCTATCATTGATGTATTTAAAGTTATCAATGTCGATGTGTAAAAGAGCTAGTTTTAAATTTTCTTTAGGTGATATTTTATCAATAATTTCTTTAAGTTTCGAACGATTTGGCAAACCTGTCAGTTGATCATAGTATGCCATATACTTTAGTTTTTTTTCCGACGCTTTTCTAAAAGTTAAATCAGTACCAATTAGCACATACTGGCTATCCTTTCCTCTAATTACATTGGCGTTCCATAAAATATCTATCTTTTGGCCATTTTTATCTATATTTTGGGTCTCAAAGTTGTTAACTTCTCTTCCTCTATCTAAATTTTTACACACTCTTACTATACTATCTCTATTTTTTTTAGGGAATATATAATTTATCCATTTTTCCCCTTCTAACTCTTCCTGCTTATAACCCAATATTTTTTCTCCAAAAGGATTAAGTTTCTTTAGATTTCCATTTTCATCACTTATTATAATGATTGACTGAACTTGCTCAAAAAAATTATCGGTGAAATCTGTTTGGTATTTAACCTCTTCTTGGTACTCCGATAACTGTTGATAAGTTTTATGAAATTCTTTAAATGCCACATGGGCTTTTTGAGAGGCATCTTGATATAAAGCCACCCTTCTTTTTACCAAAAAATATACCAGTGTTGAGGTAAGTACAACAAAAACTATTCCTCTATGTTCTCCAAGGTAATAAAAAGCTGAATAATCTTTAACTATTTTATGTAATATAAAATCTGTTACAATAATCCAAGAAATCCCTAAAATCAAAAAAACTAAAGAAATATTCAACGCTTCAAATTTAGGGTTAATCTTGTGAGGGTTTTGAATATAATAACCATCATTTCTGTTAAAAAGTTTTTTTATCATTAGCTTACACCTCAGAAGAAGTAATATAAACCTTAACAGTTAGTATTATAAATGAATATCATTGTCATATCAATTAAATATTTTAGGATTTTTTTAAAAACTAGTAATATCGCCTAGGGCTTTGGTCCTAAGAAACGACATTTTTCGCTATTGTGCTACAGCATAAAATCAAAAAAATACATTATTATTGATAATAGTTTGATAACTATTTTTTTTAACCATGGCACTTCTTTTTTTTCAGTATCTTGGCTGTAGGCGTAGTCATAGTCTTTTTGCTCTAAGAGTAAACTATCGCTAATATAATTATCCACCTCCTTCTTTAGATGTTCTGCAAACTGAGGACTATCAATAACTAACATTGTCTCTGTACTTAAAAAAGTGCTGCGGAAGTCCAAGTTAAATGAACCAACCATGCTTATCCGATTGTCAAATATATAGGATTTTGCATGTACTGTTCCTTCACCCTGATATTCAAACACATCAGCCCCTAGATCTACTATTTTTTTTCTGTTTCTAATATGTCCTGACATAGCAAAATAATTTGAACTGGTAGCAACAGAGTTGGTCAACACTTCAATATCTGCATCTATTTGTTTTGGTTCTAAGTATCGGTACATATCAGTTGTAGGTATTAGGTACGGACTTTGAATAAATATAGTATGTTCTGCCCTTTCCATAAGCTGGGTTATATCCTTCCAAACCCATGGCTCCTTGTTAAATCTAGTAAGTGGGTTATGGGTTAAAGAGACTTGGTTAGTTGGGTAAGATTTTTCTAACCAGTCAAATTCTTTCTCGAATCTTTGAGGGTCTTTTTCTTTTGCCATTTCCAAGTTAGCTAGCAGGTTCTTTTCTTTTTGGTTACCTTTTCTTTTTTGCCTGTCAGAAAGTTCCTTAATGGGCTGCTGAGTATATTGATGTTCCCATAATAATTCAAAATAATCTTTTACTTCATATACAACACTATTTGAATTGTTTTTAGGTTCGGTATTGATTACCAACACATCCCTATCATTGGATACTAAACCATCATATTTTTCAGGATCGGGAGCAAAATATTTATCACCTATGTTTCTCCCACCTAATAAAACCTTTTCACCGTCCACAATAATAAATTTATCATGTAATCTGTTATTTAAAGTCCAAGGTTTTATTAAATTTAAAGGCTCATATAACCTTAATTCAATATTTGGGTGCTGGTAAAAAACATAAAAAACGTCTTTAAGGTCGCCTCGCAAGTTGTGAAACAAACCATCTAGCATGATTCGTACTTCAACACCTCTATCAGCGGCATCCAAAACGGAAGCTAAAAATATATCCAAAGAAGTTCCTTCATGAAATGTGTAATATGATATATCCAAAGTTTCTTCTGCGTTTGTTATTAAATCTAAGCGAGCTAATCCAGATTTATATCTATCTTCAACTAAGACCACCCGATCTGGCCCTTCAACTTCTCCATAGAATCGCTCCACTCCTTCCATAGGGTAGTAGTCCCATTCTATAGGATCATAAAAAGCAAAAATAAGCACTCCAAATATAAACACATACACTAAGTATATAAGGGCACCTAATAAGACAGCTTTAAGAGCATTCTTCAAGTGTTTTTTATTTATTTTGGACACCTCATTTTTAAGTTTGTTTTTTGCTATTTTACTATATTCTTTTTTTCGCCTTTTTATCCTGCATCTAATAAATATTATTTTCTTTGCTTGACCTTTTAAGTCTTCAAAACAAAAAGTAAAGCTCAGTTCGGGGAAAATAATACCCTTTGAAAATTATCAAGCTAATATAAGAACAAACTTGAAAAAAATAGTTTACACTAAGGACTGTTTTATTATGACATAAATATAATAAAAACCAACAGGATTACTGTTCCCTGTTGATTTTTTAACGTTCTCTACTCTATTTCACTTTGGCTTTCTATTTTATTAAATATGGTTGTTATTATTTGATTATAGTCTCCTCTACCTTTAAAGCCTGAAAAATATTGATCACCCCATAAGTTTTCTATTACGGCTTCTTGCGTTGCTTCTTTTATTATATCTATAGCACTATGGTCTGTAAGACAATGATTGGATTTAACAAGTCTTAGATGTATCCAATCCTTATCTTTATACACTACCAGCGCAAGGTCTGCACCTAACTCTAAAAACATCATGGCTGTATAATAAAGAAAGTTTTTTTCTGTATTACTAAATACAAGAAGTGTCTCTTTATATTCATAAAGTTCTGCGGAAGTTGCAGCAATTAGTTTTTGTTTTCTTTCTAGTTTGCCACTAACTCGAAAGGTGTTTAAAACTGTACTATATCCTATATTGCCATCTTGTAGAATGTTACCTAAGTCTGATATGGCATTATTCGAAGCTTTAGTTAACTGTACTGTATCCCCCAGAATACCTGCTGCTAAACTCAAAGCAACTGCGGGAGTTATGGGTTTTTCTAAATGCTTATATAAAGCATACACGAGCTGACATGTTGCATCTACCTCTTCATGGATATAGCCGATAGCTTTTTCCTTTAAAGTATTAGTGGGATGGTGGTCAATAAGCAGAAACTTATCTAAGGAAATATTAGGAAGCTGTTGTCCATCAGCTGTATCAACTACTATAGTTAAGTCATACTTAGAAGGATCAGGGTTTACAATTACTTTTGCCGCTAACTTTTTTATTAATTCTATAGCATGTTCTGAAATTTTTTGAGGTACTGCTAATGTTCCTCCCAAAAGTTCAGTCAAAGCAAATCCTGCACCTATGGCATCGTTGTCAGCGTCATCATGGCACAAAATTAAAATGTCTTTTTCCTCATGTTCTTGTAAAAATTTGACGAAATTATCAATAGTCATATTAATCACCTTTTTTGTTCAGTATTGCAATCTAACCTAGGTATTTAAGCTCCCTTTTTAGTTCAACACCGAACTTTTCTTTTACAGTTTTTTGAATATGGGCAACTAAGTTTTTTACATCCTGACTAGTTGCATTTCCTTTGTTTACTATAAATCCACAGTGTTTTTCAGACACTTGCGCCCCGCCAATGGAAAAACCTTTTAAACCACTATCTTGGATCAGTTTACCAGCATAGTATCCTTGGGGGCGTTTAAACACTGAGCCTGCCGATGGAAGCTCCAAAGGTTGTTTGGTCTCTCTTTTTGTTGTTAAATCTTCAATGTAAGATTTGACCTTTTCTTTATTACCTTTTTCTAATCGTAAGGTCGCCTCTAAAATAATTACTCCTTCTTTTTGAAAGGTACTGCTTCGATAACCAAATTCCAAGTCATCCTTTGTATAAGTTACTACTTCATGCTCCAATATTCCGGTCACTTCATCAACCACATCTCCAAGTTGACCTTCATACGCCCCTGCATTCATAAAAATTCCTCCACCAACGCTACCTGGAATCCCTACAGCAAATTCTAAGCCTGTCAAGCTTTTCTCCATAGCTAGTTTGCTTACCTCTTCCAAAGAAGCCCCAGATTGGGCTTTTATTTTATTATCAAGCACTGTGCTCTTGGAGAAGTTTTCCCCTAGATAAATGACAATTCCCCTTAACCCTTTATCATCTATCAAAATGTTTGACCCCTTACCTAATATATAGTATGGAATTTGCAACTCTTTAGATATAGTAACAGCCCATATTATTTGATCAACCTCTGAAGGGGTTATAAAGATATCTGCAGGTCCCCCGATTTCAAAAGTAGTATAAGGAGCAATGTGGTGCTTTAATTTTATATACTCTTTTGGTATACCTGATGAAAGTTTCTCTGCTATTTTATCCACTCAAATCACCTCAAGTTTTCTATCTACTATATTATACTTCAATATATTATTATACCTAAAAAATTGTTAAAACCAAACTTTTTATTTATTTTTTTACTTTTTAGGCTTTTTTTATAAAAAAAGCGCCACTTTAAGTGGCGTCTAATCTTTATGATCTGTTTTTATGCCATACTTTTACCATACCAAAGCCATGATCATTTTTATTGCCAAACCCTGCATGGTATCCGACTTCGATCAACTCTTTACTTCCTATTACTTTAAAAGGTACCATATATCCCATTATTTTCTTTCCATCATAGTTAATCAAACGACTAGGTCTACTTTTTTTCTTCATATAGTTGGTGTCAAAGTAAAAAGATAGGTTTTCGTTTTTAGGGAAGCGCTCATGAATAATATAATGCTTTCTAACTAAGTCTTGTCTTAAGTTCTCCCCAAAGAAATCCCCATCTATACTGGAGTACTGTTCTTTCCCGCCTCCGGCTGCATGGGCGATAGTTATTGGAGACATACAAGTAAAATCCATTTCATCATAAAATTGGGGGTGTTCAAGTAGCCTTGCTTGTGAAAATTCAAGTAATGAATTGCCAATATAAACATAGTTGCTGATTGTTAACCCCTTCACAATCGTTTCTAAAAAAATTTTATCTGGCGAAGAGATATACCACTGTATTTGTTCTGAACCTGAAATCATTTTGCCATTGGAAATGGAATAATCCTTTAAATAGAGCTGAGAAAAAGTGTGCAAGCTTTGAGATTTTTTTTGATCATAATCAGCAGCTACTTTTTCCGTCGCCTCTGTTATAATATTTGACAAGTAATGATTATAATTAAAGTCAATTGCAGTCCCCTTACTACATCGAAAAATCACTTCTAAGCGCATATTATAATCCCCCATTAAAAAAATTCTTAGATCTAATAAAATATCGTTATTTATAAATTTCAATGTTATCTATATCTTAGCAAGGTTTTGAGCAGATGTAAATAGCTATTTTATAGTAATATCTTGAATTTAAATTAAAAAAATTGTTCCTTTTAAACCTCAGCATGATTCCTAAACATATGTTTAGTTCGGCATGGTCTTTAGATAATTGTTTAGATATAATTCCAATGTACCCAGATGTAGTAAATATTAAAAAAGAACTGTCTCTAAACCTTTTAAATTTGAGACAGTTCCTTAAGGTTACATTATAATATTTTATTTGCTTTTAGAGATTTTTTAGCCTTGTCTAGGTCTTCAGGGTTTACCATTATTACTGGTCCAGCACATCCCATCCCGGATTCTGCATAAATACCCTCTTTCCAAAGAACTTGTACTCCATCATCAAGTTGAAGGATATCTATCCCTGTAATTTCTTCAGTTACTGTTTTCTTTGGTGGGGCAGAAACCTCTTCAGTTTTTTGCTGGGGCTTAGTTAGCTCAGCTAGTAATTCTTTTAAGCCAGCTTTGTCTCCCTGCTTAAACTGGTTTTTGGCAGTAGTAGGTAAATCTCCTGATACCATTTCATATGTGTACTGTAGTGCTCCACTAACTACAGGTGCACCAGAGGCTCTAGAAATAATAGAAATTATATTATCCATATTTCTCCCTATGCCAGGGCCATAACCCCAGCCTACAGTTTCCTTTTGTCCGCCAGTATTTGAAGCGGTGAATAGTTTCATCAAAATGTTCCCTGTTAATGTGTCACATACAACTACATCACAACTACCTGCTAGAATATCGTTCCCTCTAAGAACAGAACCACCGTCTCGGCGCACACTTTCACCCATACTAAACTCAAGGCCATTTTCTTTAAGTGTGTTTAATGCCTTTTCCACTTGACGAGCACCTTCTACGTTAAGTACACCTATCGAAGGGCTTTTTATGCCGCCGCTTTTCGCAGCAGAAATACCTAAAATTGCGTTTAGAATCATAGCTTCTACTCTATTAGCAGCAGAGGTTCCTGTCGTTGTAGCTATATACATTTCTTTACCGGAGCCAATTGCATTGACTTTTCCTACGGTAGATGTTCCCAAAGGAAAGTTGTAATGAAGTGTGACCGCTCCTTGAACTTCCTTTTCTTTAAGCAGCTTTTCCAGGTGTGTGTGAGCTTCTTTTTCGCAATCGGTATTGTATTGTTCAAAAGGTGCATTGGTTTTAGGTCCTATAATAACTACTTCTAAAAGTGGGTTTTTTGAGCATGCTGTAAGGGCACCTTGTACCAGTTCCTCTGCTGGAAGCTCGCTGCCGATTGTTGTTAAAGCAATTTTTGTTTTATGGGCAGTGTTTTTACCCTCTAAAGCATCTGCCATTGAATATAGGGCATTTGAAACTTGTTTTTCATGGGTCATATTAGCACCCCCTAGTTTTCGAATTTCTCTGCTACTTCTCGTAGAGCCTTTGCAAGAAGTTCTTTTGTTTTGCCTGTGTCAGCTTCGCTTTCCATCACACCACTATTTTTATCGATAACAAATGACACACCGTCAAACTGATTTGTCATTCGAGCTAAAAATAAACTTCCTTTTCCAATAATCATAGTTTTTTCTATTTCCCCGTTAAGAATGGCAGAAACTCCATGGCCGATATAGGGTACCCCTGATGGAATATGACCTTGTGTTGGAGCAAACCCAGGCATGCCATGCTTTTCGACAAAGGTAGGGATATCTTTACGCTCTATATCTCCTCTTTTAACTCCTAAAGCCGCAATCATTTTATAGTTTGCAGTTGGAACATCTCCAGCTCCTGCAGGAACTGTTATCTCAGGATTTTGCATTTCTACTGAGTATTTATCTACTTGATCGATACCCATATCCCCTTTGTCTAAAGGATCGGTTACGATACCCTTTATGACTGCTTGCGGAGAGGATCCAGCACCGATGGTATGTCTTCCAACTATATCAGTACGAATAACTGGGCTTTCTCCATCATTTTCACTTACCATTACCGCAAAGCTGCCAAGTACATCTTCTAATATTGGTAACTCTTTTTGCATGTGGTCTTTTCCATTCATGCCAAGTTTAGCTGTGGCACCGCCAGCTACCACCGCTACATTTTTAAATATACCGGCTTTTACTAAGGCAGCGGCGTTAAGAAGAGCATGAGCAGGTGCTGCACAGAAAGCTCTAACATCTGAGCCAGTAGCATTTTTACATCCAGCTAT
This genomic interval from Proteinivorax tanatarense contains the following:
- a CDS encoding phospholipase D-like domain-containing protein, producing MFIFGVLIFAFYDPIEWDYYPMEGVERFYGEVEGPDRVVLVEDRYKSGLARLDLITNAEETLDISYYTFHEGTSLDIFLASVLDAADRGVEVRIMLDGLFHNLRGDLKDVFYVFYQHPNIELRLYEPLNLIKPWTLNNRLHDKFIIVDGEKVLLGGRNIGDKYFAPDPEKYDGLVSNDRDVLVINTEPKNNSNSVVYEVKDYFELLWEHQYTQQPIKELSDRQKRKGNQKEKNLLANLEMAKEKDPQRFEKEFDWLEKSYPTNQVSLTHNPLTRFNKEPWVWKDITQLMERAEHTIFIQSPYLIPTTDMYRYLEPKQIDADIEVLTNSVATSSNYFAMSGHIRNRKKIVDLGADVFEYQGEGTVHAKSYIFDNRISMVGSFNLDFRSTFLSTETMLVIDSPQFAEHLKKEVDNYISDSLLLEQKDYDYAYSQDTEKKEVPWLKKIVIKLLSIIMYFFDFML
- a CDS encoding DHH family phosphoesterase — encoded protein: MTIDNFVKFLQEHEEKDILILCHDDADNDAIGAGFALTELLGGTLAVPQKISEHAIELIKKLAAKVIVNPDPSKYDLTIVVDTADGQQLPNISLDKFLLIDHHPTNTLKEKAIGYIHEEVDATCQLVYALYKHLEKPITPAVALSLAAGILGDTVQLTKASNNAISDLGNILQDGNIGYSTVLNTFRVSGKLERKQKLIAATSAELYEYKETLLVFSNTEKNFLYYTAMMFLELGADLALVVYKDKDWIHLRLVKSNHCLTDHSAIDIIKEATQEAVIENLWGDQYFSGFKGRGDYNQIITTIFNKIESQSEIE
- the murB gene encoding UDP-N-acetylmuramate dehydrogenase translates to MDKIAEKLSSGIPKEYIKLKHHIAPYTTFEIGGPADIFITPSEVDQIIWAVTISKELQIPYYILGKGSNILIDDKGLRGIVIYLGENFSKSTVLDNKIKAQSGASLEEVSKLAMEKSLTGLEFAVGIPGSVGGGIFMNAGAYEGQLGDVVDEVTGILEHEVVTYTKDDLEFGYRSSTFQKEGVIILEATLRLEKGNKEKVKSYIEDLTTKRETKQPLELPSAGSVFKRPQGYYAGKLIQDSGLKGFSIGGAQVSEKHCGFIVNKGNATSQDVKNLVAHIQKTVKEKFGVELKRELKYLG
- the cas6 gene encoding CRISPR-associated endoribonuclease Cas6, which produces MRLEVIFRCSKGTAIDFNYNHYLSNIITEATEKVAADYDQKKSQSLHTFSQLYLKDYSISNGKMISGSEQIQWYISSPDKIFLETIVKGLTISNYVYIGNSLLEFSQARLLEHPQFYDEMDFTCMSPITIAHAAGGGKEQYSSIDGDFFGENLRQDLVRKHYIIHERFPKNENLSFYFDTNYMKKKSRPSRLINYDGKKIMGYMVPFKVIGSKELIEVGYHAGFGNKNDHGFGMVKVWHKNRS
- the grdD gene encoding glycine/sarcosine/betaine reductase complex component C subunit alpha, producing the protein MTHEKQVSNALYSMADALEGKNTAHKTKIALTTIGSELPAEELVQGALTACSKNPLLEVVIIGPKTNAPFEQYNTDCEKEAHTHLEKLLKEKEVQGAVTLHYNFPLGTSTVGKVNAIGSGKEMYIATTTGTSAANRVEAMILNAILGISAAKSGGIKSPSIGVLNVEGARQVEKALNTLKENGLEFSMGESVRRDGGSVLRGNDILAGSCDVVVCDTLTGNILMKLFTASNTGGQKETVGWGYGPGIGRNMDNIISIISRASGAPVVSGALQYTYEMVSGDLPTTAKNQFKQGDKAGLKELLAELTKPQQKTEEVSAPPKKTVTEEITGIDILQLDDGVQVLWKEGIYAESGMGCAGPVIMVNPEDLDKAKKSLKANKIL
- the grdC gene encoding glycine/sarcosine/betaine reductase complex component C subunit beta — translated: MTFPVIKSTAYSLVHTPNLLIHQGTTQTEERNKKADSEYLKELPNRLRKFEEVVAYPPNQAYIGGISPEELSKIEKPWHKNSMNEASRYAKFGEVMPEDEFYGLMAICDTFELVVLEQDFATKSKEKLAQHPTISKLDLAKLDKGWDKENLEKLLDNGAEGLYMNGELVGCVKRGHETDKNLTSHIILENVAAKASAVLALLQLGKNSDVDLEEVDYIIEASEEACGDMNQRGGGNFAKAIGEIAGCKNATGSDVRAFCAAPAHALLNAAALVKAGIFKNVAVVAGGATAKLGMNGKDHMQKELPILEDVLGSFAVMVSENDGESPVIRTDIVGRHTIGAGSSPQAVIKGIVTDPLDKGDMGIDQVDKYSVEMQNPEITVPAGAGDVPTANYKMIAALGVKRGDIERKDIPTFVEKHGMPGFAPTQGHIPSGVPYIGHGVSAILNGEIEKTMIIGKGSLFLARMTNQFDGVSFVIDKNSGVMESEADTGKTKELLAKALREVAEKFEN